ACGCCTCGCGGCGAACTGGGCGCAGACCCCGCCGCTCGCACCGCTGGTGATGTCGTCGCAGGTATCGAAGCTTCCCCCCTCCGCCTTGCCGCTCCGGATATCGTCCAGATGCTCGATCCGCGCATCCATCGCGGCCGGGGCGTCCTCCATCTGGCAAGCCATGTGGATCGCCACGGCGAGGTTCTTCGGCCCGCCTTCCCCATTGGCATAGGCCATGGCGAGCAATCCCGCGCCATGGTGCAGCGCGAGGGTGTATTCGGTATGGCCGCGTTCGGCCACCGCGCATTTACGCGCTTTCGCCCGATCCATCGGGACCCCGAACCCGAAATAGAGCGCTTCGCTATCGCATCCTTCGAGCGCTTTCCGCTCGCTCGGCGATGGGATGTCGGCAGCCGCCGGTTGCGCGTCGGAGACGGCGGCACAGATCGCGCGGGTGCGCGCGTATTTCTCGCCCCCGCCGATGAAGCTCAGGTCGCGGGTCGACCAGTAGTCCACCGCATCCGACTGCACCGCCGCCGCGAGCATCGCCGCGGCGGCCGGCAGGGCGGCGAGGCAGAGGAGGCTCCTACCGTGTCGGATAGTTCGGTGCCTCCCGCGTGATCGCGACGTCGTGGACGTGGCTCTCGGTCAGCCCGGCATTGGTGATCCGCACGAACTGTGCACGGGTGCGCAGATCCTCGATCGTGCGGCTGCCGGTATAGCCCATCGCCGCCTTGATCCCGCCGACGAGCTGGTGGACGACGTCCTTTGCCGCACCCTTGTAGGGCACCTGTCCCTCGATCCCTTCGGGTACCAGCTTCATCGCCGAAACGTCCTGCTGGAAATAGCGGTCGGCGCTGCCGCGCGCCATCGCGCCCACGCTGCCCATGCCGCGATATGCCTTGTAGCTGCGGCCCTGATAGATGAACGTCTCGCCCGGAGCCTCGGCGGTCCCCGCCAGCATCGATCCGATCATCACGCTGGAGGCACCGGCGGCAAGCGCCTTGGCCGCGTCGCCGCTGGTCCGCAGGCCGCCATCGGCGATGACCGGGATACCGGCCTTCTCGCCTTCCTCGGCGCAATCCATGATCGCGGTGAGCTGCGGCACGCCTACCCCCGCCACCACCCGCGTGGTGCAGATGGAGCCCGGTCCGATCCCGACCTTCACTGCATCCGCGCCCGCATCGATCAGCGATTTGGTGGCCTCCGCCGTGGCGACGTTGCCGGCGATGATCTGGACCGAATTGCTCAGCGTCTTGGCCCGTTCGACCGCGCGGGCCACGTCGGCATTGTGGCCGTGCGCGGTATCGATGATGATTACGTCCACCTCCGCATCGATCAGCGCTTCGGTGCGGGCGAAACCCTTGTCGCCCACCGTGGTCGCGGCGGCGACGCGCAGGCGGCCCGCGGCATCCTTCGTCGCGTCAGGATAGGTCACCGCCTTCTCGATATCCTTGACCGTGATCAGCCCGATGCAGCGATAATCGTCGTCCACCACCAGCAGCTTCTCGATGCGCCGCTGGTGCAGCATCCGCCGCGCCTCGTCCTGCCCCGTGCCCAGCGGCACGGTCGCGAGATTTTCAGTCGTCATCAGTTCGCGCACCGGCTGGTGCGGGTTCTCGGCGAAGCGGACGTCGCGATTGGTCAGGATGCCTACCAGCTTGCCGTCCGGCCCCGTCACCGGGATGCCGCTGATGCGATGCGAATCCATCAGCGCCTCGGCCTCGCCCAAAGTCGCGTCGGGACGGATCGTGATCGGGTTCACGACCATGCCGCTCTCGAACCGCTTCACGCTGCGCACGGCGGCGCATTGTTCGTCGACCTCCAGATTGCGGTGGAGCACCCCGATCCCGCCCATCTGCGCCATGGCGATCGCCATGTCGGCTTCGGTCACGGTGTCCATCGCGGCGGAGATGACCGGAATGGAAAGCGCGATCTCCCGGCTCAGCCGGGTTCGCGTATTGGCGAGGCTCGGCACGACGTCGCTGGCCGCAGGGCGCAGCAGCACGTCATCGAAGGTGAGGCCGAGGGGAATGTCCTTGGTAGCCACGAGGGGCGCCTTTCGCACGAGGGAGGCAGCTTCGCTGCCGGGAGGAATCGTGCGCCGCCCCCTAACCCGCTTTCGGCCATTCGGCTAGGCCCGGCGGATCATTCCTGCCCGACGCGATAGGATTGCGTGTTTCCGAAGTGGCGCAGGAGCGCGACGTGGAACAACACGTCCTGCGCCGCGCCGCCCAGCTCCATGTCCGGCGACCAGCGGTCGTTCGGGGTGTGGTAGCCGGAGGCAATGAACCGGTCGAACGCCTCCCGGTCGCCATAGGCGCTGGTTACCATCACTGCGGGCAGATCGCGTTCGAGCAGCGCCCAGCCGTCCTGCCGCCGCAGATAGTCCTCGCGAATGTTCTGCGTATCCAGCGTCAGCCCCAGCGCCTGCGCCACCT
Above is a genomic segment from Erythrobacter sp. 3-20A1M containing:
- the guaB gene encoding IMP dehydrogenase, whose translation is MATKDIPLGLTFDDVLLRPAASDVVPSLANTRTRLSREIALSIPVISAAMDTVTEADMAIAMAQMGGIGVLHRNLEVDEQCAAVRSVKRFESGMVVNPITIRPDATLGEAEALMDSHRISGIPVTGPDGKLVGILTNRDVRFAENPHQPVRELMTTENLATVPLGTGQDEARRMLHQRRIEKLLVVDDDYRCIGLITVKDIEKAVTYPDATKDAAGRLRVAAATTVGDKGFARTEALIDAEVDVIIIDTAHGHNADVARAVERAKTLSNSVQIIAGNVATAEATKSLIDAGADAVKVGIGPGSICTTRVVAGVGVPQLTAIMDCAEEGEKAGIPVIADGGLRTSGDAAKALAAGASSVMIGSMLAGTAEAPGETFIYQGRSYKAYRGMGSVGAMARGSADRYFQQDVSAMKLVPEGIEGQVPYKGAAKDVVHQLVGGIKAAMGYTGSRTIEDLRTRAQFVRITNAGLTESHVHDVAITREAPNYPTR